The following coding sequences lie in one Mycobacterium gordonae genomic window:
- a CDS encoding SDR family oxidoreductase, protein MSVLDLFDLHGRTALVTGASSGIGRTVALAYAEAGAEVALVARHLDALQALAEEIAAAGGTALPIVCDVTRQDQVAAMVDRMTAQLGGIDVAVCNAGIVSVTPMLDMSVEEFERVQNTNVTGVFLTAQAAARAMVAQDRGGSIIATASMSGHIINVPQEVGHYCTSKAAVIHLTKAMAVEFAPHRIRVNSISPGYIMTELVEPLAEYHRLWEPRIPMRRIGRPEELSGLYLYLASAASSYMTGSDLVIDGGYCLP, encoded by the coding sequence ATGAGCGTGTTGGATCTGTTCGACCTGCACGGCAGGACGGCCCTGGTGACCGGGGCATCCAGTGGTATCGGCCGCACAGTAGCGCTGGCTTATGCGGAAGCCGGTGCCGAAGTAGCGCTTGTGGCAAGGCATTTGGATGCGCTGCAGGCGCTTGCCGAGGAAATCGCCGCGGCCGGCGGCACCGCCCTCCCGATCGTGTGTGACGTGACCCGGCAGGACCAGGTGGCGGCCATGGTCGATCGGATGACCGCGCAGTTGGGCGGGATCGACGTCGCGGTGTGCAACGCCGGCATTGTCTCGGTGACACCGATGCTGGACATGTCGGTGGAAGAGTTCGAACGGGTCCAGAACACCAACGTGACCGGCGTCTTCCTCACCGCTCAGGCAGCGGCCAGGGCGATGGTCGCACAGGACCGCGGCGGATCCATCATCGCTACGGCATCGATGTCCGGCCACATCATCAACGTCCCGCAGGAGGTGGGTCACTACTGCACGTCCAAGGCGGCGGTGATTCATCTGACCAAGGCGATGGCGGTGGAATTCGCGCCGCACCGCATCCGGGTCAACAGCATCAGCCCCGGCTACATCATGACCGAACTCGTCGAGCCCCTCGCCGAATACCACCGGCTCTGGGAGCCGAGGATTCCCATGCGCCGCATCGGCCGCCCGGAAGAACTCAGCGGGCTTTACCTGTATCTGGCCAGTGCGGCTTCCAGTTATATGACGGGTTCGGATCTGGTGATCGACGGTGGCTACTGCCTGCCCTGA
- a CDS encoding nuclear transport factor 2 family protein, translating into MGRFTKAEIEEAVRNYTAVVEGCSASGDWRPFADLFTEDVVYTEHHYGVFHGREEVRQWIVDVMAPFPHMRFPSDWTAYDEDNDAVVIMIKNLLDHPSDPGGKPFWFPNWTRLVYAGDGLFSSEEDIYNPNRDAPRVVAAWMQAGGKLATDAIPAPKR; encoded by the coding sequence ATGGGCAGGTTCACCAAAGCAGAGATCGAAGAGGCCGTCCGGAACTACACCGCCGTCGTCGAGGGCTGCAGCGCTTCGGGTGACTGGCGCCCGTTCGCCGACCTCTTCACCGAGGACGTCGTCTACACCGAGCACCACTATGGCGTTTTCCATGGCCGCGAGGAAGTGCGGCAGTGGATCGTCGACGTGATGGCGCCGTTCCCGCACATGCGGTTTCCGTCGGATTGGACGGCGTACGACGAGGACAACGACGCCGTCGTCATCATGATTAAGAACCTGCTCGACCACCCGAGTGACCCGGGCGGGAAGCCGTTCTGGTTTCCCAACTGGACCCGGCTGGTCTACGCCGGTGATGGTCTGTTCTCCAGTGAGGAGGACATCTACAACCCCAACCGAGACGCACCGCGCGTGGTCGCAGCGTGGATGCAGGCCGGCGGCAAGCTGGCCACCGACGCGATTCCCGCCCCTAAGCGCTGA
- a CDS encoding DJ-1/PfpI family protein, with the protein MTQIAFVAYPGFTALDMIGPYEVLRQLPDAEVRFVWHDVGPITADSGVLILGATHSFAETPSPDVILVPGGPGTPVHARDEKLLDWLRRAQQNATWTASVCSGSVILAAAGLLRGKRATSHWIALPALKAFGVTPVDDQRIVHEDNIITSAGVSAGLDLALWLAGQLGGEGRAKAIQLAIEYDPEPPFDSGHMSKASATTKAAATALLSKDSLKPANLKATTLLAWEQALAAARSRRRKRPPVSA; encoded by the coding sequence ATGACGCAGATCGCATTCGTGGCCTACCCGGGATTCACCGCGTTGGACATGATCGGCCCCTACGAGGTGTTGCGCCAGCTGCCCGACGCAGAGGTACGGTTCGTCTGGCATGACGTCGGGCCGATCACCGCCGACTCCGGCGTGCTGATTCTGGGGGCGACCCATTCATTCGCCGAAACCCCTTCCCCCGATGTCATTCTCGTGCCTGGCGGGCCCGGCACTCCGGTACACGCACGCGACGAGAAGCTGCTTGACTGGCTGCGGCGGGCCCAGCAGAACGCAACTTGGACCGCCTCGGTGTGCTCGGGTTCGGTCATTCTCGCGGCCGCCGGGCTGCTGCGGGGCAAGCGAGCCACTTCGCACTGGATCGCACTGCCGGCGCTCAAAGCGTTCGGCGTCACGCCGGTCGATGACCAGCGGATCGTGCACGAGGACAACATCATCACCAGCGCCGGGGTCTCCGCCGGACTCGATCTCGCCCTGTGGCTGGCCGGACAGCTCGGCGGTGAAGGCCGCGCGAAAGCGATCCAGCTGGCCATCGAGTACGACCCCGAGCCCCCCTTCGACTCGGGCCATATGTCCAAGGCGTCGGCGACCACGAAGGCCGCGGCTACCGCGTTGCTGTCCAAGGACAGTCTGAAGCCGGCAAATCTCAAGGCCACCACCCTGCTGGCCTGGGAGCAGGCGTTGGCGGCGGCGCGTTCGCGCCGGCGCAAGCGGCCGCCCGTCAGCGCTTAG